The following proteins are encoded in a genomic region of Reichenbachiella sp.:
- a CDS encoding murein hydrolase activator EnvC family protein, with amino-acid sequence MIATFLILPEGFAQKSKSQIEKEKKESLAKISEVQKILKETETEKKASIGQLQALNKQIEARRSLISSLTQEIDLISGEISDLSIVVNALQSDLEHLKQEYGQMIYDAYKANQGYSKLTFLFSAQTFNQLFLRLKYLEQYTKAREVQVEQIEKVRDALNQQMGVLVVKKEEQDALLKTKIKENQSLLALKSKQNKVVQELSKREKELKAEVAETKKAVKRLDDLLAKIIKAEIEKSNADKNANTINLTAEMAKISTAFEGKRNRLPWPVQSGFVSEKFGKHPHPVLKNIWVENQGVDIQTQKNAQVKTVFQGKVATTAFVPGMNRVVIVQHGDYYTLYAKLKSVNVKKGQILQANESVGEVYTDSDGISELQFQVWKNNVKMDPEKWLANK; translated from the coding sequence TTGATTGCAACCTTTCTCATCCTTCCTGAAGGTTTTGCCCAGAAAAGTAAATCTCAAATTGAAAAAGAGAAGAAAGAAAGTCTGGCCAAAATTTCTGAGGTACAGAAGATTCTAAAAGAAACTGAAACAGAAAAAAAGGCCTCAATAGGACAATTACAGGCCCTCAACAAGCAAATTGAAGCCAGGCGATCATTGATTTCTTCTCTTACTCAGGAGATAGATTTGATTAGTGGAGAGATCTCAGATCTATCCATAGTGGTGAACGCCTTGCAATCAGATTTGGAACATCTGAAGCAGGAATACGGACAGATGATCTATGACGCCTACAAGGCAAATCAAGGATATAGCAAACTCACTTTCTTGTTTTCTGCACAAACCTTCAACCAATTATTTCTTAGATTAAAATACTTAGAACAATACACCAAAGCGCGTGAAGTACAAGTCGAACAAATTGAAAAAGTGAGAGATGCGCTGAATCAGCAAATGGGCGTATTAGTAGTAAAAAAAGAAGAACAAGATGCCCTACTCAAAACCAAAATAAAAGAGAATCAAAGTCTACTCGCTTTGAAATCCAAGCAAAACAAGGTGGTTCAGGAATTGAGTAAAAGAGAAAAAGAATTAAAGGCAGAGGTCGCTGAAACTAAGAAAGCCGTTAAACGACTGGACGATTTGTTAGCCAAAATCATTAAAGCGGAAATTGAAAAATCTAATGCTGATAAAAATGCCAATACCATTAATCTCACCGCTGAGATGGCCAAAATCTCTACTGCCTTTGAAGGAAAAAGGAATCGACTTCCATGGCCTGTTCAATCGGGATTTGTGTCAGAAAAATTCGGCAAACATCCCCATCCGGTACTAAAGAATATATGGGTAGAAAATCAGGGCGTCGACATTCAGACCCAGAAAAATGCTCAAGTGAAAACTGTTTTTCAGGGAAAAGTAGCAACCACGGCATTTGTCCCAGGTATGAACCGGGTAGTTATTGTGCAACACGGAGATTATTATACCCTATATGCTAAATTGAAAAGCGTAAATGTTAAAAAGGGTCAGATTCTCCAGGCCAATGAAAGCGTCGGGGAGGTATATACCGATTCTGATGGTATTTCCGAATTACAATTTCAAGTCTGGAAAAACAATGTAAAAATGGATCCTGAAAAATGGTTGGCTAACAAATAA
- the gpmI gene encoding 2,3-bisphosphoglycerate-independent phosphoglycerate mutase: MDKKVILMILDGWGIGTNPEVSAIKAAKTPFVDSCYTKYAHSKLEASGLAVGLPEGQMGNSEVGHMNIGAGRVVYQDLVKLNLAAEDGSLAKNETLLEAFDYAKANGKTVHFIGLVSDGGIHSHVNHLKALCDGAAANGLEDVLIHAFTDGRDTDPKSGINYLTDLQNHLDKTTGKIASVTGRYYAMDRDKRWERVKLAYDAMVNGEGSKTTDVLDAVKKSYAENVTDEFIMPIVQTDEAGQPLGTIQEDDVVVCFNFRTDRGRQITEALTQVDFPDQGMKKLSLKYLTMTNYDGTFKDVSVMYDKDNLSNTLGEVLESAGKKQIRIAETEKYPHVTFFFSGGREKEFEGEKRLLCPSPKVATYDLQPEMSAGDIRDAIIPELQKGEVDFVCLNFANPDMVGHTGVFEAAVKACETVDHCAQSVVEAAIANGYTPIIIADHGNSDIMMNPDGSPNTAHTTNLVPCIFADEDIKEPVKDGKLGDLAPTILTLMGVEVPEEMTGNILV, from the coding sequence ATGGATAAAAAGGTAATACTAATGATTTTGGATGGGTGGGGAATCGGCACCAATCCAGAAGTATCTGCAATCAAAGCAGCAAAAACTCCCTTCGTAGATTCTTGCTACACAAAATATGCACATAGCAAATTAGAAGCCTCTGGTTTAGCCGTGGGTCTTCCTGAAGGCCAAATGGGAAACTCAGAAGTAGGCCATATGAACATCGGTGCCGGCCGAGTGGTGTACCAGGATTTAGTGAAACTGAACCTAGCAGCAGAAGACGGCTCGTTAGCCAAAAATGAAACGCTCCTCGAAGCCTTCGATTATGCAAAAGCCAACGGCAAAACCGTTCATTTCATAGGACTGGTTTCTGACGGAGGAATCCATTCGCATGTCAATCACTTAAAAGCACTTTGCGATGGAGCTGCCGCTAATGGATTAGAAGATGTATTGATTCATGCATTCACCGATGGTAGAGATACCGACCCCAAGAGCGGCATCAATTACCTGACCGACCTTCAAAATCATTTGGATAAAACCACTGGGAAGATTGCTTCTGTCACTGGTCGCTACTACGCCATGGATAGAGACAAAAGATGGGAACGTGTAAAATTGGCCTACGATGCCATGGTGAATGGTGAAGGATCTAAAACAACCGATGTTTTGGATGCTGTGAAAAAATCATACGCTGAAAATGTGACCGATGAGTTTATAATGCCAATCGTCCAGACAGACGAAGCAGGTCAGCCATTAGGGACTATCCAAGAAGACGATGTAGTGGTGTGTTTCAACTTTAGAACTGACAGAGGTAGACAAATCACAGAAGCCTTGACTCAAGTGGACTTCCCTGATCAGGGAATGAAAAAACTGTCTTTAAAATATCTAACCATGACCAATTATGATGGCACTTTCAAAGATGTGTCAGTCATGTACGACAAAGACAACCTCAGCAATACGTTGGGTGAGGTGCTAGAGTCTGCAGGTAAAAAGCAAATTAGAATTGCAGAGACTGAAAAATATCCTCACGTGACCTTCTTCTTTTCTGGCGGAAGAGAAAAGGAATTCGAAGGAGAGAAAAGATTGCTTTGCCCATCTCCAAAAGTAGCTACCTACGATTTGCAACCAGAAATGAGTGCTGGTGATATTCGGGATGCAATCATCCCCGAACTGCAGAAGGGTGAAGTAGATTTTGTTTGTTTGAATTTTGCTAACCCCGATATGGTAGGGCACACCGGAGTATTCGAAGCGGCAGTAAAAGCTTGTGAAACCGTAGATCACTGTGCACAATCTGTAGTAGAAGCTGCTATTGCCAATGGATACACGCCTATCATTATCGCAGACCATGGCAACTCTGACATCATGATGAACCCTGACGGTTCTCCGAACACAGCACATACTACCAACTTGGTGCCTTGTATCTTCGCTGATGAAGATATCAAAGAGCCTGTGAAAGATGGAAAACTAGGGGATTTAGCACCGACCATTCTTACTTTGATGGGAGTAGAAGTGCCAGAAGAAATGACTGGAAATATCTTGGTCTAA
- a CDS encoding tetratricopeptide repeat-containing sensor histidine kinase — protein sequence MAGSFLLLSFKAPCQNQRVADSLTLVLKGIEVRDSSYFDLLEEVAYQQRNAAKKLYYSNLLINQSHELNEPLWESRGYILNGHAHRLLGDFDVALQRYLKGLQIAENMGFQNIIAGAYSSVGDLYSLSQRHDESIVQYRMAFEMFKELDDSVNMGSTLLNTGDEFLNIKNYDSALVFFQRSKLIFNRIDYPMGTAFNLGNIGLVLAELGQYVRAEENINQAITILEELGDRYPIAVYQTSLAEIYAERGEYHRAVKYAKSSLNIGLEEGLKEQIRDASLKLSELYKSVGNSDEAYTYLKQYITYRDSINNEETIRKMADLRTEYEVNKKQIEVDLLSEQAKLNRMVAWSAVFIIALLLVLTIALLKIYRIKDRAVRIVRQRRRVIAAQRNKLDEVNKTKDRFFSIVSHDIRGPISNFQGISGLINVLADSKDVDGLKQLGSMMEASAKEVSELLDNLLEWALSQEGRIPYDPQTISLREISQSNLNIMLNMAIAKNIDLVGQLPEDVTIKADKNSVSTIIRNLLSNAIKFTPEAGSVTLNIAEEDGFGVIEIKDTGIGISQEKLENLFSLKGTRSQWGTKGEKGIGLGLLLVHEFVELNKGRIEVQSKEGEGTSFKVFLPSNIT from the coding sequence ATGGCAGGTAGTTTTCTTTTACTCTCTTTTAAAGCCCCTTGTCAAAATCAAAGGGTAGCTGATAGTCTCACTCTTGTGCTCAAGGGAATTGAGGTTAGGGATAGTAGCTATTTTGACTTACTGGAAGAGGTTGCCTATCAGCAACGTAATGCAGCAAAAAAACTTTATTATTCCAATCTGCTAATCAATCAAAGTCATGAACTTAATGAGCCACTATGGGAATCAAGAGGATATATCCTAAATGGCCATGCACACAGACTTTTGGGCGACTTTGATGTGGCTCTTCAGCGCTATTTGAAAGGCTTGCAAATTGCCGAAAATATGGGTTTCCAGAATATAATCGCTGGTGCTTATTCCTCTGTAGGTGATTTGTATTCGCTTAGTCAGCGGCATGATGAATCGATAGTTCAATATCGTATGGCGTTTGAAATGTTTAAAGAACTAGATGACTCGGTTAATATGGGGTCCACACTACTCAATACGGGAGACGAGTTCCTAAACATAAAAAACTATGATTCTGCACTAGTCTTTTTTCAGCGCTCTAAATTGATTTTCAACAGAATTGACTATCCTATGGGAACAGCCTTCAACTTAGGAAATATAGGTTTGGTACTAGCCGAACTAGGTCAATATGTACGTGCAGAAGAAAACATAAATCAAGCCATAACTATTTTAGAGGAACTCGGCGACCGATATCCGATAGCTGTATATCAGACTTCATTGGCTGAAATTTACGCTGAGAGAGGCGAGTATCATAGAGCTGTAAAATATGCAAAGAGCAGTTTAAATATTGGTCTTGAAGAAGGGCTAAAGGAACAAATCCGAGACGCCAGCCTCAAACTTTCTGAACTCTACAAATCAGTAGGTAACTCTGATGAGGCTTACACTTATCTGAAGCAATATATTACCTACCGAGATAGCATCAACAACGAAGAAACCATTCGTAAAATGGCCGATCTCCGCACAGAGTATGAAGTAAATAAGAAACAAATAGAGGTAGACCTATTGAGTGAACAAGCTAAGCTCAATAGAATGGTAGCCTGGAGTGCGGTTTTTATAATTGCTTTGTTATTGGTATTGACTATTGCGCTACTAAAAATTTATAGAATTAAAGATAGGGCAGTGCGAATCGTAAGGCAGCGTAGACGAGTGATTGCAGCTCAGAGAAACAAACTCGATGAAGTAAATAAAACAAAAGATCGTTTTTTCTCTATTGTTTCACATGATATCCGTGGTCCCATAAGTAATTTCCAAGGGATTTCAGGCTTGATTAATGTATTGGCTGACAGCAAGGATGTGGATGGATTGAAGCAATTAGGCAGTATGATGGAAGCTTCTGCTAAGGAGGTATCGGAATTACTAGATAATTTATTGGAGTGGGCACTGAGCCAAGAAGGGAGAATCCCTTACGATCCTCAGACCATCTCGTTGAGAGAAATCAGCCAGTCTAACCTGAATATCATGTTGAATATGGCGATTGCAAAAAACATCGACTTGGTAGGTCAACTGCCAGAAGATGTAACTATTAAAGCAGACAAAAACAGTGTGTCTACTATCATCCGAAACCTGCTAAGTAATGCCATCAAATTTACTCCTGAAGCAGGGAGTGTGACCCTAAATATTGCTGAAGAGGATGGTTTTGGGGTGATTGAGATAAAGGATACTGGAATTGGCATCTCTCAGGAAAAACTTGAAAATCTATTTTCTCTGAAAGGAACCAGAAGTCAATGGGGAACTAAGGGCGAAAAGGGCATTGGGTTGGGACTGCTTTTGGTACACGAGTTTGTGGAGCTGAACAAAGGCCGCATAGAAGTTCAAAGTAAAGAAGGAGAAGGAACATCATTCAAGGTGTTTTTACCTTCGAATATTACCTAA
- a CDS encoding UBP-type zinc finger domain-containing protein encodes MNPKSCNHLDALNQIKSGAGVCEECVKTGATWVHLRTCQTCGVTLCCDSSKNKHARAHHEESNHSVIASAEPNEYWAYCYNDNLYKKFKPG; translated from the coding sequence ATGAATCCCAAATCCTGCAACCATCTCGATGCGCTCAATCAAATCAAATCAGGCGCTGGTGTGTGTGAAGAATGTGTGAAAACAGGAGCCACGTGGGTGCATCTCAGAACCTGCCAGACCTGTGGGGTTACTTTGTGCTGTGATTCGTCAAAAAACAAACATGCCCGTGCACATCATGAAGAAAGTAATCATTCAGTAATTGCCTCTGCAGAACCCAATGAGTATTGGGCTTATTGTTACAATGATAATTTGTACAAAAAGTTTAAACCCGGATAA
- a CDS encoding YHS domain-containing (seleno)protein, producing MKALKIAGIVVAVLVVGIFVFAKTNHVSPLGMVSSDEFDTYSGVAIKGYDPVSYFVSDKAQLGSQEYQYEWKEAKWYFVSEENKNAFVNNPEMYAPQYGGYCGFAVNAGFTAGADPTSYMIQDEKLYLFNGAEVKAEAKAGGSAFFDTSNTNWNKK from the coding sequence ATGAAAGCATTAAAAATTGCAGGTATTGTGGTAGCAGTATTGGTTGTTGGGATATTTGTATTTGCCAAAACTAATCATGTGTCTCCATTAGGTATGGTGTCTTCTGATGAGTTTGATACTTACTCAGGTGTAGCAATCAAAGGCTACGACCCCGTAAGCTATTTCGTGTCTGACAAAGCCCAATTGGGATCACAGGAATACCAATACGAATGGAAAGAGGCCAAGTGGTATTTTGTCTCAGAAGAAAACAAAAATGCATTTGTGAATAACCCTGAAATGTATGCTCCTCAATATGGTGGGTACTGCGGCTTTGCCGTGAATGCCGGATTCACAGCAGGAGCTGACCCTACTTCCTATATGATTCAGGATGAAAAGCTCTATTTGTTTAATGGTGCCGAGGTGAAAGCAGAAGCAAAGGCAGGAGGTTCCGCTTTTTTTGATACCTCAAACACCAACTGGAATAAAAAGTAA
- a CDS encoding DUF2461 domain-containing protein, translating into MNTPIFAHVRMGVFLYQNCMMSSQSLLNRPFIFLNKLKVNNNREWFNKNKDQYLEAHQQIIAFADLLLDELNKTDVIETPTAKKSLYRIYRDVRFSKDKTPYSLYFGGGFRRAGAERRGGYYFHLEPGNTYVGGGFWGPNSQDMMHIRKHLQQEPEMLRDIIADPDFKKNFGLLRGEQLKRAPKGFEVDDPAIDLLRYKQYWIRHEFDMKEVMGPNFHLSIIKQFHYMRPFFDYMSEILTSDLNGESIL; encoded by the coding sequence TTGAACACACCCATCTTTGCACACGTAAGGATGGGTGTTTTTTTATATCAAAACTGTATGATGTCTTCACAATCTTTACTCAATCGACCCTTCATATTTCTAAACAAACTCAAAGTCAACAACAACCGAGAGTGGTTCAACAAGAATAAAGATCAATACCTCGAGGCACATCAGCAAATCATAGCATTTGCAGACCTACTATTGGATGAACTCAATAAGACAGATGTGATCGAAACTCCTACAGCCAAAAAAAGTCTTTACCGAATTTATAGAGACGTTCGGTTCTCAAAAGACAAAACGCCATACAGCCTCTATTTTGGTGGAGGTTTCAGAAGGGCTGGAGCAGAAAGAAGAGGCGGCTATTATTTTCATCTGGAACCTGGTAATACGTATGTAGGTGGTGGCTTCTGGGGTCCCAATTCCCAAGACATGATGCACATACGAAAGCATCTACAACAAGAGCCTGAAATGTTGCGAGACATCATTGCTGACCCGGATTTCAAAAAGAATTTTGGTTTACTTAGAGGCGAACAGTTGAAACGTGCTCCCAAAGGATTTGAGGTGGACGATCCTGCCATTGATTTGCTGAGATACAAACAGTATTGGATACGTCATGAATTTGATATGAAGGAAGTGATGGGGCCTAACTTTCATTTGAGCATAATCAAGCAATTCCACTACATGCGTCCATTTTTTGATTACATGAGCGAGATACTGACTTCAGATTTAAACGGAGAGTCCATCCTATAA
- a CDS encoding RNA polymerase sigma factor — MDSIKQEEIFQDWLARYKALFFKFVRAYAFKKTDQDDLFQEICIQVWKSIPNFRNDSAVSTWLYRVTMNTALSWVRKGKKHANSKPIDGYEPVVTTYQSDDDRLEWLYEQIAQLNKVDRALCLLMLDGFNYKEMSAMLGISSNNVGVKINRIKKKLIEKSKKLVNDEL, encoded by the coding sequence ATGGATTCAATAAAGCAGGAAGAAATATTTCAAGATTGGTTGGCAAGATATAAAGCGCTGTTTTTCAAATTTGTTAGAGCTTATGCATTCAAGAAAACAGATCAGGACGACTTGTTTCAGGAAATATGTATTCAAGTATGGAAATCCATTCCAAACTTTAGAAATGATTCGGCCGTATCCACTTGGCTCTATAGAGTGACCATGAACACAGCTCTCTCATGGGTCAGAAAGGGAAAAAAACACGCCAACTCGAAACCAATAGATGGCTATGAACCTGTTGTAACCACATACCAAAGTGATGATGATCGTTTGGAGTGGCTTTATGAACAAATTGCTCAACTCAATAAAGTAGATCGAGCGCTTTGCCTTTTGATGCTAGATGGATTCAACTATAAAGAGATGTCGGCTATGCTAGGAATTTCTAGTAATAATGTTGGTGTGAAAATCAATCGCATCAAAAAAAAATTAATTGAAAAATCTAAAAAACTTGTCAACGATGAACTTTGA
- a CDS encoding cupin domain-containing protein: MRKPANYWVERLELEPHPEGGFFKETYRSSVSAEFTDFPSGRNVSTGIYFLLTSENFSAFHRIKSDEMWHFYAGDALSIYVIDENGKTNEIILGLELEKGQVPQAVVPANCWFASKVQDGGEYSLVGCTVAPGFDFEDFEMAKRAELIHSFPDHFALIELLTRE, from the coding sequence ATGCGCAAGCCTGCTAATTATTGGGTTGAGCGATTAGAGTTAGAGCCACATCCAGAAGGAGGCTTTTTCAAAGAAACCTATCGTTCTTCTGTATCTGCCGAATTCACGGATTTTCCTTCTGGTAGAAATGTCTCTACCGGCATTTATTTCTTACTCACATCTGAAAATTTCTCTGCTTTTCATCGAATCAAATCTGACGAGATGTGGCATTTTTATGCAGGAGATGCATTGAGTATATACGTCATTGATGAAAATGGGAAGACCAATGAAATCATATTAGGCCTCGAACTGGAGAAGGGGCAAGTACCGCAAGCCGTAGTACCGGCTAATTGCTGGTTTGCCTCAAAGGTGCAAGATGGTGGAGAATATTCATTAGTTGGTTGCACGGTTGCGCCTGGCTTTGATTTCGAGGACTTTGAAATGGCAAAAAGAGCGGAATTGATCCACTCTTTTCCAGATCATTTTGCGTTGATTGAATTACTCACTCGTGAATAA
- a CDS encoding DEAD/DEAH box helicase yields MSSFSALGISKSLIKGLNELGIKEPSEIQERAIPILVQGQTDFVGQAQTGTGKTAAFGLPLLELVDPKEKNIQALVLAPTRELCQQIAKQLFKFTKYSEKVFTEAVFGGAKIDEQISRLQRPTQILVATPGRLVDLLQRKAVSLDHVQTVVLDEADEMLSMGFKQDLNKILDETATRSNKWLFSATMPEGVKKMIRTYLSQNAQRVELKKKGANENIEYQYVVCDPNDKVKVLLSFLRSQKENRGLIFCNTKAAAQTLSKQLQSKNISTEALEGDMKQKERDKVMRAFKNESLQILVSTDVAARGIDVKGLSYVVHYQVPEHLEYFTHRSGRTGRAGLNGLSLCLVSEAEVKRIHFYEQNLKIKMKRIKD; encoded by the coding sequence GTGTCTTCATTTTCAGCATTAGGTATTTCAAAGTCATTAATTAAAGGATTGAATGAGTTGGGTATTAAAGAACCCTCCGAAATCCAAGAAAGAGCCATTCCTATTCTTGTTCAGGGTCAAACTGATTTTGTAGGACAAGCACAAACTGGAACAGGGAAGACAGCTGCTTTTGGATTACCGCTCTTGGAATTAGTGGACCCGAAGGAAAAAAATATCCAAGCTTTAGTGCTAGCCCCTACCAGAGAGCTTTGCCAGCAGATAGCTAAGCAGCTTTTCAAATTCACGAAATATTCCGAAAAGGTATTTACTGAAGCAGTGTTCGGAGGGGCTAAAATCGATGAGCAGATCAGTAGATTACAAAGGCCGACACAAATATTAGTAGCGACACCTGGTCGATTGGTCGACTTGCTGCAGCGCAAAGCTGTATCCTTAGATCATGTACAAACTGTGGTTCTAGACGAAGCTGACGAGATGCTGAGTATGGGTTTCAAACAAGACCTAAACAAGATTTTAGATGAGACTGCGACTAGAAGCAACAAATGGTTGTTTTCGGCTACCATGCCTGAAGGCGTAAAGAAAATGATCCGAACCTACCTTTCTCAAAATGCACAACGAGTAGAGCTCAAAAAGAAAGGAGCGAATGAAAATATTGAGTATCAATATGTGGTTTGCGACCCAAATGATAAAGTAAAAGTGTTGTTGTCTTTTCTTCGGTCGCAGAAAGAGAATAGAGGCTTGATTTTTTGTAATACCAAGGCAGCTGCTCAGACCCTAAGTAAACAACTACAATCGAAAAATATTTCGACAGAAGCGCTTGAAGGTGATATGAAACAAAAGGAGCGAGATAAAGTCATGCGAGCATTCAAGAATGAAAGTTTGCAGATTTTAGTTTCTACGGATGTAGCCGCAAGAGGGATCGATGTCAAAGGCTTGTCTTATGTGGTGCATTACCAGGTGCCGGAGCATTTGGAATATTTTACTCACAGAAGTGGCAGAACAGGTCGAGCAGGATTGAATGGTCTCTCACTTTGTTTGGTATCTGAAGCAGAGGTTAAACGCATTCACTTTTACGAGCAAAACCTTAAAATCAAAATGAAGCGAATAAAGGATTGA
- a CDS encoding DUF427 domain-containing protein — MKAIWNGQVLAESEDTLVVENNHYFPAESINSEFFKASDTHTNCPWKGVASYYTVEVNGESNKDAAWFYPSASDLAKNIESYVAFWKGVEVVK; from the coding sequence ATGAAAGCCATTTGGAACGGACAAGTTTTAGCGGAAAGCGAGGACACATTGGTAGTGGAAAACAACCATTATTTTCCAGCTGAATCCATTAATAGTGAATTTTTCAAAGCGAGTGATACGCACACCAATTGTCCATGGAAAGGGGTTGCAAGCTATTACACAGTAGAAGTAAATGGTGAAAGCAACAAGGATGCGGCTTGGTTTTACCCCTCAGCGTCGGACTTGGCAAAGAATATCGAAAGCTATGTGGCTTTTTGGAAAGGTGTGGAGGTAGTGAAGTAA
- a CDS encoding RNA polymerase sigma factor yields MNNFGVSDSLLVSHYKNGSEEAFEELVARHKSRVFTTIYLIVKDKYVAEDLLQETFIKVVKTVKSGKYNEEGKFLPWVLRIAHNLAIDFFRKDKRYPTIVMEDGSGVFNTLDFAEDSIESVQIKQDTNALLKKLVQELPEVQKEVLIMRHYMQMSFQDIAESTNVSINTALGRMRYALINLRKKMQKLNIAYDHHFYRK; encoded by the coding sequence ATGAATAATTTTGGTGTTAGTGATAGCTTATTAGTATCACATTACAAAAACGGTAGCGAAGAGGCGTTTGAAGAGTTGGTGGCTCGACATAAGTCTCGTGTTTTCACTACTATTTACTTGATTGTAAAAGATAAATATGTGGCTGAAGATCTCCTTCAGGAAACGTTTATCAAAGTTGTAAAGACGGTCAAATCTGGTAAATACAATGAGGAAGGCAAATTCCTACCGTGGGTGCTGCGCATTGCGCACAATTTAGCGATTGACTTTTTTAGAAAAGACAAACGCTACCCAACTATTGTAATGGAAGATGGAAGTGGCGTATTCAATACTTTGGATTTCGCCGAAGACTCTATTGAGTCCGTTCAGATCAAACAGGATACTAATGCGTTATTAAAAAAACTTGTACAGGAATTACCCGAAGTACAAAAGGAAGTTTTAATAATGAGACACTATATGCAAATGAGTTTTCAAGACATTGCAGAGTCCACTAACGTCAGTATCAATACAGCTTTAGGTCGGATGAGATATGCCTTGATCAATTTGCGTAAGAAAATGCAAAAATTGAACATCGCTTATGATCACCACTTTTACCGAAAATGA
- the nth gene encoding endonuclease III, whose translation MNKKERYQFFIDYFSQHQPEAETELHYENPYQLIVAVALSAQCTDKRVNMVTPAIFESFPTPEALAASNFDELFPYIRSISYPNNKTKHLLGMAKMLVEDFNSEIPSDLKELQKLPGVGRKTANVIASVIFNQPTMAVDTHVFRVSKRLGLVTQTAKTPLEVEKQLVKYIPEEHIPKAHHWLILHGRYICLARKPQCDQCKISLMCRYYEKNVLPKN comes from the coding sequence ATGAACAAAAAAGAGCGGTATCAATTTTTTATTGACTATTTCAGCCAGCATCAGCCCGAAGCCGAAACGGAGCTGCATTATGAAAACCCCTACCAACTCATCGTTGCTGTTGCCTTAAGTGCACAGTGCACAGATAAACGTGTGAACATGGTGACTCCTGCCATATTTGAATCTTTTCCTACTCCAGAAGCACTAGCAGCATCCAACTTTGATGAGCTTTTTCCATACATTAGATCCATATCCTACCCTAACAACAAAACCAAACATCTTCTAGGCATGGCAAAGATGTTGGTCGAAGATTTTAATTCTGAAATACCTTCAGACCTCAAAGAATTACAAAAGCTCCCGGGCGTAGGAAGAAAAACAGCCAACGTAATAGCATCGGTTATTTTCAATCAACCAACCATGGCCGTTGACACCCATGTTTTCCGAGTTTCGAAACGACTAGGCCTTGTTACTCAGACCGCAAAAACACCGTTAGAAGTAGAAAAGCAATTGGTCAAATACATCCCAGAAGAACATATTCCAAAGGCACATCACTGGCTTATACTCCATGGCAGATATATCTGTCTAGCCAGAAAACCACAGTGTGACCAATGCAAAATTTCACTAATGTGCAGGTATTATGAAAAAAATGTGCTCCCTAAGAATTAG